In Pseudofrankia saprophytica, one genomic interval encodes:
- a CDS encoding serine/threonine-protein kinase — protein sequence MSEVAMSSSDGTRKVLRASDPTAVGHYRLSARLGSGGMGIVYLGSDPWGGQAAVKVLRDDHHGDQALRRRFAREVVVVAAIDSPRVARLLDADPLAEQPWLATEYVPGLTLTDSVLADGPMSDDGLRALAAGVADALRAVHEAGVVHRDLKPSNIMLAADGPKIIDFGIVAGLPETVTASGIVLGSLGYIAPELLVDGGRPSPKADIFAWALTLVFASTGRSPFGDGPVEALLYRTVNTVPDLRAIRGSLRGLVAAALDKDPRRRPTASEILRQLEGTPGGPGADRPVLDAPSADAPTTDLRVRPAVGSTAAAVLGPTEGAARGDRSAESLPAWAGHPADQAETRPGPRPASRAGTGARRRRVLLPAASAAAALAVTATALVAAAPESSPGTANTQRSPLTASVAPASTVPAPADPVTTAAPVAVGTDPAGQRIGEPAASQPLSTAPDPSPSEPGSGKPRTAARPSSVGQSRGSGRPHDSKPPRGRG from the coding sequence GTGAGCGAGGTGGCTATGTCGTCGAGCGATGGGACCCGCAAGGTTTTGCGGGCGAGCGACCCGACAGCCGTAGGCCACTATCGGCTCAGTGCTCGGCTTGGCAGCGGCGGGATGGGCATTGTCTACCTCGGCTCGGACCCCTGGGGCGGGCAGGCCGCGGTCAAGGTGCTGCGCGACGACCACCACGGCGACCAGGCCCTGCGCCGCCGGTTCGCCCGGGAGGTCGTCGTCGTCGCGGCGATCGACAGCCCGCGGGTGGCCAGGTTGCTGGACGCCGACCCGCTCGCCGAGCAGCCGTGGCTGGCGACCGAGTACGTGCCAGGGCTGACGCTGACGGACTCGGTGCTGGCGGACGGGCCGATGTCCGATGACGGGCTGCGTGCCTTGGCAGCCGGGGTGGCCGACGCGCTGCGCGCGGTCCACGAGGCGGGCGTGGTACACCGGGATCTCAAGCCCAGCAACATCATGCTGGCCGCCGACGGTCCGAAGATCATCGATTTCGGCATTGTGGCCGGCCTGCCGGAGACGGTGACCGCGTCCGGCATCGTGCTGGGCAGCCTCGGCTACATCGCTCCGGAGCTTCTCGTCGACGGTGGCCGGCCGAGCCCCAAGGCCGACATCTTCGCCTGGGCGCTGACATTGGTCTTCGCCTCGACCGGGCGGTCGCCGTTCGGCGACGGTCCGGTCGAGGCGCTGCTCTACCGGACCGTCAACACCGTTCCGGATTTGCGCGCCATCCGGGGCAGCCTGCGCGGCCTTGTCGCGGCGGCCCTCGACAAGGACCCGCGGCGTCGTCCCACCGCGAGCGAGATCCTGCGGCAGCTTGAGGGAACCCCGGGTGGTCCCGGCGCGGACAGGCCGGTTCTCGACGCGCCCTCGGCGGATGCGCCGACGACGGATCTACGCGTGCGACCCGCGGTGGGCTCGACCGCCGCCGCCGTCCTCGGGCCGACCGAGGGGGCGGCGCGCGGGGACCGGTCCGCCGAATCCCTGCCTGCCTGGGCTGGCCACCCTGCCGACCAGGCCGAGACGAGGCCCGGCCCGCGACCCGCATCCCGGGCCGGGACGGGTGCGCGGCGACGGCGTGTCCTGCTCCCGGCGGCCAGTGCGGCCGCCGCACTTGCCGTCACGGCGACCGCACTGGTCGCCGCGGCGCCGGAAAGCTCTCCCGGAACGGCCAACACGCAGCGGTCGCCGCTGACGGCCTCCGTAGCCCCTGCCTCGACGGTGCCCGCACCGGCCGACCCGGTGACGACCGCCGCGCCCGTCGCTGTGGGAACCGATCCGGCAGGCCAGCGGATCGGCGAGCCGGCGGCATCCCAACCGCTGTCCACCGCGCCCGACCCGTCGCCGAGCGAGCCTGGCTCGGGCAAGCCGAGAACCGCGGCGCGGCCGTCGTCCGTCGGTCAGTCCAGAGGCTCCGGCCGGCCGCACGACTCGAAGCCGCCGCGAGGTCGGGGCTGA
- a CDS encoding menaquinone biosynthesis protein: protein MTLRAGPGGVDGVGASEAAAGEAPDGADGPHTGAAGVPSRPRVGHIQFLNCLPLYWGLVHSGALLDLDLFKDTPDRLSEALVAGDLDIGPISLVEYLRHADELVVLPDLAVGSDGPVLSVVLSTQVPIGEIRSVALGSTSRTSVLLARMMLEDRFGVRPDYLTMPPDVPMMLREADAAVTIGDVALRAYYEHEQGGPGHQPTVLDLGAAWREWTGLPMVFALWAARRDFARAHPGLVKEVHGAFRASLDLALAEVTTVATSAARWEVFDPASLVRYFTTLDFRLGPRQLEGITEFARRASTRGAVPPLREILFADV from the coding sequence GTGACGCTGCGGGCAGGTCCCGGCGGCGTCGACGGCGTCGGCGCCTCCGAGGCCGCCGCGGGCGAGGCGCCCGACGGGGCGGACGGCCCACATACCGGGGCGGCCGGCGTCCCGAGCCGGCCGCGGGTGGGTCACATCCAGTTCCTCAACTGCCTGCCCCTCTACTGGGGCCTGGTGCACTCGGGCGCGCTGCTCGACCTCGACCTGTTCAAGGACACGCCGGACCGCCTGAGCGAGGCGCTCGTCGCCGGGGACCTGGACATCGGCCCGATCAGCCTCGTCGAGTACCTGCGGCACGCCGACGAGCTCGTCGTGCTGCCCGACCTCGCCGTCGGCTCGGATGGGCCGGTGCTGTCGGTGGTGCTGAGCACCCAGGTGCCGATCGGCGAGATCCGCTCGGTGGCGCTCGGCTCCACGTCGCGCACCAGCGTGTTGCTGGCCCGGATGATGCTCGAGGACCGCTTCGGGGTGCGTCCCGACTACCTCACGATGCCGCCGGACGTGCCGATGATGCTGCGTGAGGCCGACGCGGCGGTGACGATCGGAGACGTCGCACTGCGGGCCTACTACGAGCACGAGCAGGGTGGGCCGGGCCACCAGCCGACCGTGCTCGACCTGGGCGCGGCCTGGCGGGAGTGGACCGGCCTGCCGATGGTCTTCGCCCTCTGGGCGGCTCGCCGCGACTTCGCGCGGGCACACCCCGGTCTGGTGAAGGAGGTCCACGGCGCCTTCCGGGCGAGCCTCGACCTCGCGCTCGCCGAGGTGACGACGGTCGCGACCAGCGCGGCGCGCTGGGAGGTCTTCGACCCGGCTTCGCTCGTCCGCTACTTCACGACGCTGGACTTCCGGCTCGGCCCCCGTCAGCTCGAGGGCATCACCGAGTTCGCGCGCCGCGCCAGCACCCGCGGCGCCGTCCCCCCGCTGCGCGAGATCCTCTTCGCCGACGTCTGA
- a CDS encoding phosphoadenylyl-sulfate reductase: MDAGLKTRAEHAGRNLADAPAEEVLRWAVDEFGTKLVVAASMAEAVLVDMLAKIRSDVPVVFIDTGYHFAETVGTRDAVAATYNLPLISVRPQLTVAGQDAVHGKDLYASDPDLCCRMRKVVPLDRALAPYKAWAAGSRRAESAGRRELPVVGWDERRGKVKIHPLATWTDEDVERYVAEHNVIVNPLLSDGYESVGCWPCTQRGAGRAGRWAGSTKTECGIH; this comes from the coding sequence ATGGACGCCGGATTGAAGACCCGCGCGGAGCACGCCGGCAGGAACCTCGCCGACGCACCCGCCGAGGAGGTGCTGCGCTGGGCCGTCGACGAGTTCGGCACCAAGCTCGTCGTCGCGGCGTCGATGGCCGAAGCCGTCCTCGTCGACATGCTCGCGAAGATCCGTTCGGACGTGCCGGTCGTCTTCATCGACACCGGTTACCACTTCGCCGAGACGGTCGGGACCCGCGACGCGGTGGCCGCCACCTACAACCTGCCGCTGATCAGCGTCCGGCCGCAGCTGACGGTCGCCGGCCAGGACGCCGTCCACGGCAAGGATCTGTACGCCAGCGATCCGGACCTGTGCTGCCGGATGCGCAAGGTCGTCCCGCTGGACCGGGCGCTCGCCCCGTACAAGGCCTGGGCGGCCGGCTCGCGGCGGGCCGAGTCGGCCGGCCGGCGCGAACTGCCGGTCGTCGGCTGGGACGAGCGGCGCGGCAAGGTGAAGATCCACCCGCTCGCGACCTGGACGGACGAGGACGTCGAACGCTACGTCGCCGAGCACAACGTCATCGTCAACCCGCTGCTGTCCGACGGCTACGAGTCGGTCGGCTGCTGGCCCTGCACCCAGCGCGGCGCCGGCCGCGCCGGCCGCTGGGCCGGCTCCACCAAGACCGAGTGCGGAATCCATTGA
- a CDS encoding helix-turn-helix domain-containing protein: protein MRHSGNRQSSRGPEGAATAEEIFHQEVRRHRCARGLSRDDVARRTGYSRQYVSQLEQPSKGIPPRPVVVAVDAALSADGALVALRDQAMAARAERAGRPRDPERESRRRVDDLLHNRRRDNDLDYLDRMVGELIAMADGLSPQDVCDQVLDQQEFVDALLRTPMLPHQQFRLYMIAGHLAGLLAIALLDMGDLGGASTCCLEAAVFTELTGHEGLRAWTLAVNRLVGEAARHAETVVHRDGDDRADPSREAGPARFIDPAAFADQLKLTDEAELADTGQIFLADGYVDGYDEPDRIGYAATAGATEASSDPIMRRADELAAGRPDAHERAFLDAEPASPPWRGLSDLMTAPGGRASTPRLVALVKGRIARFATTSARRERPPYGISRAFHPPV, encoded by the coding sequence ATGCGGCATTCGGGCAACCGGCAGAGCAGCCGTGGCCCGGAAGGCGCGGCCACCGCCGAGGAGATCTTCCATCAGGAGGTTCGTCGGCACAGGTGCGCCCGCGGGCTCTCCCGTGACGACGTGGCGCGGCGGACCGGCTACAGCCGTCAGTACGTCAGCCAGCTCGAACAGCCGAGCAAGGGAATTCCTCCTCGGCCCGTGGTCGTCGCCGTCGACGCGGCGCTGAGCGCCGACGGGGCGCTGGTCGCGCTGCGCGACCAGGCCATGGCGGCGCGCGCCGAACGGGCCGGCCGGCCGCGCGACCCGGAGCGTGAGTCCCGCCGCCGGGTCGACGACCTGCTGCACAACCGCCGCCGCGACAATGACCTCGACTACCTGGACCGCATGGTGGGCGAGCTGATCGCGATGGCGGACGGCCTCAGCCCCCAGGACGTCTGCGACCAGGTCCTCGACCAGCAGGAGTTCGTCGACGCCCTGCTGCGCACCCCGATGCTGCCGCACCAGCAGTTCCGGCTCTACATGATCGCCGGGCACCTGGCGGGGCTGCTCGCGATCGCTCTGCTCGACATGGGCGACCTCGGCGGCGCGAGCACCTGCTGCCTGGAGGCCGCGGTCTTCACCGAGCTCACCGGCCACGAGGGGCTGCGGGCCTGGACGCTGGCGGTCAACCGGCTGGTGGGTGAGGCGGCGCGGCACGCGGAAACGGTCGTCCACCGCGACGGTGACGACCGCGCGGACCCGTCCCGCGAGGCGGGCCCGGCGCGGTTCATCGACCCGGCCGCCTTCGCCGACCAGCTGAAGCTCACCGACGAGGCCGAGCTGGCCGACACCGGCCAGATCTTCCTGGCCGACGGTTATGTCGACGGCTATGACGAGCCCGACCGGATCGGCTACGCGGCCACCGCCGGCGCCACCGAGGCGTCGTCCGACCCGATCATGCGCCGCGCCGACGAGCTGGCGGCCGGTCGGCCGGACGCCCACGAGCGGGCATTTCTCGACGCCGAGCCGGCCAGCCCGCCGTGGCGCGGCCTCTCGGACCTGATGACCGCCCCCGGCGGGCGGGCCAGCACTCCGCGGCTGGTCGCGCTGGTCAAGGGCCGGATCGCCCGGTTCGCCACCACCAGCGCGCGGCGCGAACGCCCGCCGTACGGCATCTCGCGCGCGTTCCACCCCCCGGTCTAA
- a CDS encoding nitrite/sulfite reductase produces the protein MTSPARPARPARPKGQGQWALGYTEPLNANERMKKDQGGLEVRDRILNRYPYTGFDSIDPQDLRGRFRWWGLYTQRKPGIDGGRTAILEPEEIEDSYFMQRIRLDGGRMTSDQLRVIGDISTRYGRDVADVTDRQNIQLHWIRIEDVPAIWGALEGAGMTTEESCGDTPRVMLGCPLAGVDGDEIIDATPAIEETVRRFVGDPSLANLPRKFKSAMSGCADHCTLHEINDIAFVGVVHPELGPGYDLWVGGGLSTNPKLGVRLGTFVQPERVAEVWHGVASLFRDYGYRRMRTRARLKFLVADMGTEWVRATLEKEYLDTPLPDGPPPAPPRSEGRDHVGIHRQADGRFAVGFAPRAGRLTGTTLTTVANLADQYGQGRIRATTSQKLVILDVAESDVPALEQDLAALDLVVRPSVFRRGTMACTGIEFCKLAIVETKANAATLIEELERRLPEFDEPIGINVNGCPNACARFQVADIGLKGSLVPGPGGEMVEGFQLHLGGHLGTRSRLGRKSRGLKITSAELVDYVVGLLKTYQAERADGEAFADWVERADESILTHDAVMAHLVSAGASEAGPAGSAPQAPPIRQAPRERT, from the coding sequence ATGACTTCTCCTGCACGGCCCGCCCGTCCGGCCCGTCCGAAGGGCCAGGGCCAGTGGGCCCTTGGCTACACCGAGCCGCTCAACGCCAACGAGCGGATGAAGAAGGACCAGGGCGGCCTCGAGGTCCGTGACCGGATTCTCAACCGTTACCCCTATACCGGGTTCGACAGCATCGACCCGCAGGACCTGCGCGGCCGATTCCGCTGGTGGGGTCTTTACACCCAGCGCAAGCCCGGCATCGACGGTGGCCGTACCGCGATCCTGGAGCCCGAGGAGATCGAGGACTCCTACTTCATGCAGCGGATCCGCCTCGACGGCGGCCGGATGACGTCCGACCAGCTGCGGGTGATCGGCGACATCTCGACCCGTTACGGCCGGGACGTCGCCGACGTCACCGACCGGCAGAACATCCAGCTGCACTGGATCCGCATCGAGGACGTCCCCGCGATCTGGGGCGCGCTCGAGGGCGCCGGCATGACCACCGAGGAGTCCTGCGGCGACACCCCGCGCGTCATGCTCGGCTGCCCGCTCGCCGGCGTCGACGGCGACGAGATCATCGACGCCACCCCGGCGATCGAGGAGACCGTGCGCCGCTTCGTCGGTGACCCGTCGCTGGCGAACCTGCCGCGCAAGTTCAAGTCGGCGATGTCCGGCTGTGCCGACCACTGCACGCTCCACGAGATCAACGACATCGCCTTCGTCGGCGTCGTCCACCCGGAGCTCGGGCCCGGCTACGACCTGTGGGTCGGCGGCGGCCTGTCCACGAACCCGAAGCTGGGCGTCCGGCTGGGAACGTTCGTGCAGCCGGAGCGGGTCGCCGAGGTCTGGCATGGCGTCGCCTCCCTGTTCCGCGACTACGGCTACCGCCGGATGCGCACCCGTGCCCGGCTGAAGTTCCTGGTCGCGGACATGGGCACCGAGTGGGTGCGGGCCACCCTGGAGAAGGAGTACCTCGACACGCCGCTGCCGGACGGCCCGCCGCCGGCGCCCCCGCGCTCCGAAGGGCGCGACCACGTCGGCATCCACCGGCAGGCGGACGGCAGGTTCGCCGTCGGTTTCGCGCCGCGCGCCGGCCGGCTCACCGGGACGACGCTGACGACCGTCGCGAACCTCGCCGACCAGTACGGCCAGGGCCGCATCCGTGCGACCACGTCGCAGAAACTGGTCATCCTCGACGTCGCCGAGAGCGACGTACCGGCGCTCGAGCAGGACCTGGCGGCGCTCGACCTGGTGGTGCGCCCGAGCGTGTTCCGCCGCGGCACGATGGCCTGCACCGGCATCGAGTTCTGCAAGCTCGCGATCGTCGAGACCAAGGCCAACGCCGCCACTCTCATCGAGGAGCTGGAGCGGCGGCTGCCCGAGTTCGACGAGCCGATCGGGATCAACGTCAACGGCTGCCCGAACGCCTGCGCCCGTTTCCAGGTCGCCGACATCGGCCTGAAGGGGTCGCTCGTCCCCGGGCCGGGCGGCGAGATGGTCGAGGGCTTCCAGCTGCACCTCGGTGGACATCTCGGCACCCGCTCGCGGCTTGGCCGCAAGTCACGCGGCCTGAAGATCACCTCGGCCGAGCTGGTCGACTACGTCGTCGGGCTGCTGAAGACCTACCAGGCCGAGCGCGCCGACGGCGAGGCGTTCGCCGACTGGGTCGAGCGAGCGGACGAGTCGATCCTCACCCACGACGCGGTCATGGCGCACCTTGTGAGCGCAGGAGCGAGTGAAGCCGGACCTGCCGGATCGGCTCCGCAGGCTCCGCCGATCCGGCAGGCACCCCGGGAGCGAACCTGA
- a CDS encoding response regulator transcription factor translates to MVVADDADGVRDLICLLLDLEPDFTVVGRAANGAEAIDLVAETGPDLVILDVAMPVLDGIAALPRVRRLAPAARVVVFTGFSAYTVRDEALALGADDVMEKGLGSGPLVDRLRAVCRRPAPSR, encoded by the coding sequence GTGGTCGTCGCGGATGACGCCGACGGCGTGCGCGACCTGATCTGCCTCCTGCTGGACCTGGAGCCGGACTTCACCGTGGTGGGCCGGGCCGCCAACGGCGCCGAGGCGATCGACCTCGTCGCCGAGACCGGTCCCGATCTCGTCATCCTCGACGTCGCGATGCCGGTGCTCGACGGGATCGCCGCGCTGCCCAGGGTCCGCCGGCTGGCGCCGGCCGCCCGGGTCGTCGTCTTCACCGGCTTCTCCGCGTACACCGTGCGCGACGAGGCTCTCGCGCTCGGAGCCGACGACGTGATGGAGAAGGGGCTCGGCTCGGGCCCGCTCGTCGACCGCCTGCGCGCCGTCTGCCGGCGTCCGGCCCCCAGCCGCTGA
- a CDS encoding DUF4229 domain-containing protein, producing MTKSVPLKPETGLVASSKAPPGLLAINLRYFALRAVLFGGVLAAVLLLGVNGWLAFFAALVVSGVMSFPLALRQRRAAQRAFEARRGQQ from the coding sequence ATGACCAAGTCCGTGCCGCTGAAGCCCGAGACGGGCCTGGTGGCCTCGTCCAAGGCGCCGCCGGGGCTGCTTGCGATCAACCTCCGCTACTTCGCGCTGCGCGCCGTGCTGTTCGGCGGGGTGCTGGCGGCCGTGCTGTTGCTCGGCGTCAACGGGTGGCTCGCCTTCTTCGCCGCGCTCGTCGTCAGCGGGGTGATGAGTTTCCCGCTCGCGCTGCGCCAGCGACGGGCCGCGCAGCGGGCGTTCGAGGCCCGCCGGGGGCAGCAGTGA
- a CDS encoding putative leader peptide, translated as MSAPQPTMRPLAMAVEDVPELLLVERLHVDLLRVASACCRRAC; from the coding sequence ATGTCTGCGCCCCAACCGACCATGCGGCCACTGGCCATGGCGGTTGAGGATGTTCCGGAGCTTCTGCTGGTCGAGCGGCTACACGTCGACCTGCTCCGGGTAGCCAGCGCCTGCTGTCGTCGCGCCTGCTGA
- the mqnE gene encoding aminofutalosine synthase MqnE: MDAGLKRELEQKVLAGERLDQADGEALYATDDLAWLGGLAHEVRTRKNGNQTFFNVNRHLNLTNVCSASCAYCSFQRKPGEADAYTMRIEEAVRLAKEMEPSGITELHIVNGLHPTLPWRYYPRSLRELKAALPGVALKAFTATEIHWFEKISGLTADAILDELIDAGLESLTGGGAEIFDWEIRQQIVGHETHWEDWSRIHRLAHAKGLRTPCTMLYGHVEQPRHRVDHVLRLRELQDETGGFTVFIPLRFQHDAAGDPRNRLMNQPMATGAEALKTFAVSRLLFDNIDHVKCFWVMHGLTTAQLALNFGADDLDGSVVEYKITHDADRFGTPNTMTRDDLLTLIRDAGFQPVERDTRYRVIRTFDGPDPARRDVPQPIDA, encoded by the coding sequence ATGGATGCCGGACTGAAGCGGGAGCTCGAGCAGAAGGTCCTTGCCGGAGAACGGCTGGACCAGGCCGACGGAGAGGCGCTGTACGCGACCGACGACCTCGCCTGGCTCGGCGGTCTCGCGCACGAGGTGCGGACCCGCAAGAACGGGAACCAGACGTTCTTCAACGTCAACCGGCATCTCAACCTGACGAACGTCTGCTCAGCCTCCTGCGCCTACTGCTCCTTCCAGCGGAAGCCGGGCGAGGCCGACGCGTACACGATGCGCATCGAGGAAGCCGTTCGGCTGGCCAAGGAGATGGAGCCGTCCGGCATCACCGAGCTGCACATCGTCAACGGCCTGCACCCGACGCTGCCGTGGCGGTACTACCCCCGCTCGCTGCGCGAGCTGAAGGCCGCGCTGCCGGGCGTCGCGCTCAAGGCATTCACCGCGACCGAGATCCACTGGTTCGAGAAGATCAGCGGCCTGACCGCGGACGCGATCCTCGATGAGCTGATCGACGCGGGTCTGGAGTCGCTGACCGGCGGTGGCGCCGAGATCTTCGACTGGGAGATCCGGCAGCAGATCGTCGGTCACGAGACGCACTGGGAAGACTGGTCGCGCATCCACCGGCTCGCGCACGCCAAGGGTCTGCGCACGCCGTGCACGATGCTCTACGGCCACGTCGAGCAGCCCCGGCACCGCGTCGACCACGTGCTCCGGCTGCGTGAGCTGCAGGACGAGACGGGTGGCTTCACCGTCTTCATCCCGCTGCGTTTCCAGCACGACGCCGCCGGCGACCCGCGCAACCGGCTGATGAACCAGCCGATGGCCACCGGCGCGGAAGCACTCAAGACGTTCGCTGTCTCCAGGCTGCTGTTCGACAACATCGACCACGTGAAGTGCTTCTGGGTGATGCACGGCCTGACGACCGCCCAGCTCGCGCTGAACTTCGGCGCGGACGATCTGGACGGCTCGGTCGTCGAATACAAGATCACTCACGATGCCGACCGGTTCGGCACACCGAACACGATGACCCGGGACGACCTGCTCACGCTGATTCGCGACGCCGGCTTCCAGCCGGTCGAGCGCGACACCCGCTACCGGGTGATCCGCACTTTCGACGGTCCGGACCCGGCCCGCCGCGACGTTCCCCAGCCGATCGACGCGTGA